The Venturia canescens isolate UGA chromosome 10, ASM1945775v1, whole genome shotgun sequence genome segment GAAATTTGTAAGCAAGAATAGCGATTCCATGAACGATTTCATCAGCAGTCGGAAGATAACTTCAAAACGAACCGAAAATAGTGAATTGTAAGTATTATGTTCATCTCTTTTCTCCTGTATTGAATTGCATGCGTACTTGAACCCATATTCATTATGAGTCAATGAGTCCATATTAATATTCATTATGAGTCAATGGGTATGGGTCAAGGGTATAGGTATTTCCTCTTATTTAATTACTAAACTTGAAGGTTACCATAAGAAAatggaagaaatattttttacattttgttACAGTAAAAGTTTTTACGATATTGGAAGTGCAGCTGTGCAGTACGAAAAGATGAAATCAGCGGGTTATGCGAATGGTGGAAGAGAAAAGAACCAGGTGaatgtttcatttatttcgtaaTATCGATAAATACGAACAGTCTTCAATCATCATTGGTATCAGGCCATTGAAATCTCTAGTAGAAACTATTTGAAAATGATATAACGCATCGAGattcaacgaaatattttttatcacgtCCCAAGGGAGGGTATTTTcgtaattgaaaatatttccggATAGCTGACAACGAACCTGGACCCAAAATGGAAATTCTAAGAATAATATCttcgttcgaattttcaaagtacgaTCATAGAACATCTAATTTTCGTTTAACTCTAATGAATTCTACTAATTTTTTCGAGTTCGGGgccaaattgaatttttaattttaaatgtatttttaaccAATTCATTACTTCCTCGTGAAAATGGGGGATCCCACTATTAATAAATATGTCGCTTCTCTCTTTCATTGGTGCAGTCTATGGAACCATCTACATCGAGGGATCTCTTCGCTTCCAATTCAACTCCACGTTTGGCGCCTTCTCAATCACCCGAGTTTCGCGGATTCTCAAACGAggagacgaaaaatattttaaaaaaaagaaattcacgtaaataaaaaatttttcagtatcAATCTTGCCATGTCTAGGTtctttatttctatttccacTTTTTCCTGTTCCTGCAAAGCCCGTAGAAGGTTGCTTCCCACTACTTTTTTCGTGTCGGAGTATTCATCTTCGTTTTGgtcaaaaaatatcaaaaactaCAGAGATAAACCATATTTTGCATTGGATTCGTCTCCATTTCTGGGAAATCTCAATTTTCCTCacaaggaaaggttctctgctgacgtccttcgattttgatgaaatttaaatatgttattctacatcaaaatctaaaagacacgtatttttttttatcggcggaaaaacgtttctaggggttgaaatcacccttcaaagttgagacctccgaggggtacttttcaggtttcacctattttcacctgagataatagaatgcacccaaatggataattatcttaatgataaacgatgaaaaatgcaactggtttcatatcggagggttgcataggaaaaaagttataggggttgaaattcacaaaatcgttataacaaaaaaagtattgcacctatctcgatgaacttaattgcatttcgaagagggcaaaaaaatagtagatacgggtttttgcgtttttctcgcaaatcaagttaagggggtgaactacccctatatatgtttacatcaaatctcaataaaacggcagtaattttttgttttccttatttcctctggtc includes the following:
- the LOC122417387 gene encoding uncharacterized protein, which translates into the protein MSSQNYDRTDIKKFDKNIKNVPEVFGRVVVAVAASRENGKNPRTFNSRDIGGVIKSVYDWPVPDKRRDYMRKFVSKNSDSMNDFISSRKITSKRTENSEFKSFYDIGSAAVQYEKMKSAGYANGGREKNQSMEPSTSRDLFASNSTPRLAPSQSPEFRGFSNEETKNILKKRNSRK